The following proteins come from a genomic window of Pyxidicoccus sp. MSG2:
- a CDS encoding RNA polymerase factor sigma-32 has translation MQTSNSFSASPDSLSTYLSEINRYPLLTQPQEQDLSRRFRAGDLAAGHHLVTANLRFVVKVAYEYRSYGLKMSDLIQEANIGLMKAVQKFDPDKGIRLISYAVWWIRAYIQNCILKNWSLVKLGTTQAQRRLFFSLARTRRELEKMGAGDGHIVNAEEIAKKLNVKATEVREMEQRMGGRDLSLDAPMGEDGDATHLDFVESESASAVDEVADKQQADLTRELVQRALRRLDPRERFIIEQRVMGDAEMTLSELGEHFGFSRERARQLEIRAKDKLKAALATLMAEAGVDEATLAA, from the coding sequence ATGCAGACCTCCAACTCCTTCTCCGCCTCCCCCGACTCGCTCTCCACGTACCTCTCGGAGATCAACCGCTACCCGCTGCTCACGCAGCCGCAGGAGCAGGACCTGTCCCGCCGCTTCCGCGCGGGCGACCTGGCCGCGGGCCACCACCTCGTCACGGCCAACCTGCGCTTCGTGGTGAAGGTGGCGTACGAGTACCGCTCCTATGGTCTGAAGATGTCCGACCTCATCCAGGAGGCGAACATCGGCCTGATGAAGGCCGTGCAGAAGTTCGACCCGGACAAGGGCATCCGCCTCATCTCCTACGCGGTGTGGTGGATTCGCGCGTACATCCAGAACTGCATCCTCAAGAACTGGAGCCTGGTGAAGCTCGGCACCACGCAGGCGCAGCGCCGGCTGTTCTTCAGCCTGGCCCGCACGCGCCGCGAGCTGGAGAAGATGGGCGCCGGTGACGGCCACATCGTCAACGCCGAGGAGATTGCCAAGAAGCTGAACGTGAAGGCCACCGAGGTGCGCGAGATGGAGCAGCGCATGGGCGGCCGTGACTTGTCGCTGGACGCGCCCATGGGCGAGGACGGTGACGCCACGCACCTGGACTTCGTCGAGTCCGAGTCCGCCTCCGCGGTGGACGAGGTCGCCGACAAGCAGCAGGCGGACCTCACCCGCGAGCTGGTGCAGCGCGCCCTGCGCCGCCTGGACCCGCGCGAGCGCTTCATCATCGAGCAGCGCGTCATGGGCGACGCGGAGATGACCCTCAGCGAGCTGGGCGAGCACTTCGGCTTCTCCCGCGAGCGCGCCCGCCAGCTGGAGATCCGCGCCAAGGACAAGCTCAAGGCCGCGCTCGCCACGCTGATGGCCGAGGCCGGCGTGGACGAGGCCACCCTCGCCGCCTGA
- a CDS encoding AAA family ATPase — protein MGFGGFGFHFARGDGGGLSHAELGFGQKRLLSFLYYLDVNEDFAIADELANGLHPKWVEACMRELGTRQVFLASQNPLPFEHARFSSAEELRCSLLLCGAGTWANPTWAAAGQLFEAHQPGARPLAALLREQGFW, from the coding sequence GTGGGCTTCGGCGGGTTCGGCTTCCACTTCGCGCGCGGCGACGGCGGGGGGCTGTCACACGCGGAGCTGGGCTTCGGGCAGAAGCGGCTCTTGTCCTTCCTCTACTACCTGGATGTGAATGAGGACTTCGCGATCGCGGACGAGCTGGCCAACGGCCTGCACCCGAAGTGGGTGGAGGCGTGCATGCGGGAGCTGGGGACGCGGCAGGTGTTCCTCGCGAGCCAGAACCCGCTGCCCTTCGAGCACGCGCGGTTCTCCTCCGCAGAGGAGCTGAGGTGCTCGCTCCTCCTCTGCGGCGCGGGCACCTGGGCCAATCCCACGTGGGCGGCCGCCGGGCAGCTCTTCGAGGCGCACCAACCCGGCGCGCGGCCGCTGGCGGCGCTCCTGCGGGAGCAGGGCTTCTGGTGA
- a CDS encoding AAA family ATPase: protein MKLTRLVVHHYRSVTPGTELVFSPSLNLVLGENGTGRTTLLELISTVVGSDFSSLVHETFSLEYDLTFPGMKLHVFVRNEQTAATPDPSEPPRKGSELLPLRTPQTGTSGLHPRIEVDLKLTSPASRLVMRADEAGIDCKVDGESAWSRTMHWSLLDRSVWTLLFMTAQYIDRDMKERLKELLRRTFLLAPQRFDEALGMFERIGGIRYAMEVRDGEVFPLGLMALPTWMPGWLREQVEREAPPDVLVFRHDALERSFLARFVSWRASRRGRSAWRCRRSARSRTAGAWASAGSASTSRAATAGGCHTRSWASGRSGSCPSSTTWM from the coding sequence ATGAAGCTGACGAGGCTCGTGGTCCATCACTACCGAAGCGTCACCCCCGGCACCGAGCTGGTATTCAGCCCATCGCTCAACCTGGTGCTGGGAGAGAACGGCACCGGGAGGACCACGCTGCTGGAGCTCATCTCCACTGTCGTCGGCTCGGATTTCTCCAGCCTCGTCCATGAGACCTTCTCACTGGAATACGACCTCACCTTCCCGGGGATGAAGCTCCACGTCTTCGTCCGCAACGAGCAGACCGCCGCAACGCCGGACCCGTCCGAGCCGCCGCGCAAGGGCTCCGAGTTGCTGCCGCTGCGCACGCCGCAGACGGGCACGTCGGGGCTCCACCCCCGCATCGAGGTGGACCTCAAGCTCACGTCCCCCGCTTCGAGGCTGGTGATGCGCGCCGACGAGGCGGGCATCGACTGCAAGGTGGACGGAGAGTCCGCGTGGTCCCGGACCATGCACTGGTCGCTGCTGGACCGCTCGGTGTGGACGCTGCTCTTCATGACGGCGCAGTACATCGACCGCGACATGAAGGAGCGGCTCAAGGAGCTGCTACGCCGCACCTTCCTGCTGGCGCCGCAGCGGTTCGATGAGGCGCTCGGGATGTTCGAGCGCATCGGCGGCATCCGCTACGCCATGGAGGTGCGGGACGGAGAGGTCTTCCCCCTGGGGCTGATGGCGCTGCCCACGTGGATGCCGGGGTGGCTGCGCGAGCAGGTGGAGCGCGAGGCGCCGCCAGACGTGCTGGTGTTCCGGCACGACGCGCTCGAGCGGAGCTTCCTGGCGCGCTTCGTGTCCTGGCGGGCTTCAAGGCGGGGACGTTCCGCGTGGAGGTGCAGGAGAAGCGCTCGTTCGAGAACGGCGGGCGCGTGGGCTTCGGCGGGTTCGGCTTCCACTTCGCGCGCGGCGACGGCGGGGGGCTGTCACACGCGGAGCTGGGCTTCGGGCAGAAGCGGCTCTTGTCCTTCCTCTACTACCTGGATGTGA
- a CDS encoding DUF2911 domain-containing protein — protein MKNLALGCLLSALVALVATPAAAQLELPAASPSAKVMQRVGVTDISIDYSSPGVKGRKIWGDVVPFDKPWRTGANAATKITFSRDVTFGGKAVPAGTYSIVTLPSQKGWKVMLNKELGLWATPAPYVASNDVATVAATTTEIPSRERLAFIFSNTTDDATSLDLEWEKLRVSVPIQVDSAAHAKAGIQAAVDGSSRMLANAARYMADTQKDLPGALKQADASVAIQSNWFNQWIRADILARMGNYAEARKAAQASWDLGQKDKSFFFRDQVSKALADWKNK, from the coding sequence ATGAAGAACCTGGCCCTCGGATGTCTGCTGTCCGCGCTCGTGGCCCTCGTGGCCACGCCCGCGGCCGCCCAGCTCGAGCTCCCCGCCGCCAGCCCCTCGGCGAAGGTGATGCAGCGGGTGGGCGTCACCGACATCTCCATCGACTATTCCAGCCCGGGAGTGAAGGGCCGGAAGATCTGGGGCGACGTGGTGCCCTTCGACAAGCCGTGGCGCACCGGCGCCAACGCGGCGACGAAGATTACGTTCAGCCGCGACGTGACTTTCGGTGGCAAGGCCGTGCCCGCGGGCACGTACTCCATCGTCACCCTGCCCTCGCAGAAGGGCTGGAAGGTGATGCTGAACAAGGAGCTGGGCCTGTGGGCGACGCCCGCCCCGTACGTGGCTTCCAACGACGTGGCCACCGTGGCCGCCACCACCACCGAGATTCCGAGCCGCGAGCGGCTGGCGTTCATCTTCTCCAACACCACGGATGACGCGACGTCGCTCGACCTGGAGTGGGAGAAGCTGCGCGTCTCGGTGCCCATCCAGGTGGACTCGGCCGCGCACGCGAAGGCCGGCATCCAGGCGGCGGTGGACGGCTCGTCGCGGATGCTCGCCAACGCGGCCCGCTACATGGCCGACACGCAGAAGGACCTCCCGGGCGCGCTGAAGCAGGCGGACGCGTCCGTCGCCATCCAGTCCAACTGGTTCAACCAGTGGATTCGCGCCGACATCCTCGCGCGCATGGGCAACTACGCCGAGGCCCGCAAGGCCGCGCAGGCGTCGTGGGATTTGGGCCAGAAGGACAAGAGCTTCTTCTTCCGCGACCAGGTCTCCAAGGCCCTCGCGGACTGGAAGAACAAGTAG
- the bshA gene encoding N-acetyl-alpha-D-glucosaminyl L-malate synthase BshA, with translation MTDSLNVAITCFPTFGGSGMVATEIGLAMADRGHRVHFIAKDLPVRLHGTSRKVFFHEVTESDYPALQHSSTYPIALASKMIEVASYERLDVLHVHYAVPHATAAWMAREVLGDKAPRIVTTLHGTDTTLVGIDPSYLPITRFSILRSDAVTTPSDFLRRATWKGFGIPESVPIDVIFNFVDTQRYAPRRDRACLLPLFPDLREPEPVLIHVSNFRAVKRITDVVGIFTEVHRQRPCRLVMIGDGPERTSAERHLRGLGLESRVAFLGKQDRFEELLAAADVFLLPSEQESFGLAALEALSCGVPVVASDIGGIPELVTHWETGFLAPVGDLTAMAGHVLTLVQDAARWRTFSRRAREVVLERFQLGPAIDRYEALYRRLARGAPQR, from the coding sequence ATGACTGACTCGCTCAACGTGGCCATCACCTGCTTTCCGACCTTCGGAGGCAGCGGCATGGTGGCAACCGAGATTGGCCTCGCCATGGCGGACCGGGGCCACCGCGTCCACTTCATCGCGAAGGACCTGCCGGTGCGCCTGCACGGCACCAGCCGCAAGGTCTTCTTCCACGAGGTGACGGAGAGCGACTACCCGGCGCTCCAGCACTCCAGCACGTACCCGATTGCGCTCGCCTCCAAGATGATTGAGGTGGCCAGCTACGAGCGGCTCGACGTGCTGCACGTCCACTACGCCGTCCCGCATGCCACGGCCGCGTGGATGGCGCGCGAAGTGCTGGGCGACAAGGCGCCGCGCATCGTCACCACGCTGCACGGGACGGACACCACGCTGGTGGGCATCGACCCCAGCTACCTGCCGATTACCCGCTTCTCCATCCTGCGCAGCGACGCGGTGACCACGCCGTCGGACTTCCTCCGTCGCGCCACGTGGAAGGGCTTCGGCATTCCCGAGAGCGTCCCCATCGACGTCATCTTCAACTTCGTGGACACGCAGCGCTACGCACCCCGGCGGGACCGCGCCTGCCTGCTGCCCCTCTTCCCGGACCTGCGTGAGCCGGAGCCCGTGCTCATCCACGTCTCCAACTTCCGGGCGGTGAAGCGCATCACCGACGTGGTGGGCATCTTCACCGAGGTCCACCGCCAGCGCCCCTGCCGGCTGGTGATGATTGGCGACGGCCCCGAGCGCACCTCCGCCGAGCGCCATCTGCGCGGGCTGGGCCTGGAGAGCCGCGTCGCCTTCCTGGGCAAGCAGGACCGCTTCGAGGAGCTGCTCGCCGCGGCGGACGTCTTCCTCCTCCCCAGCGAGCAGGAGAGCTTCGGGCTCGCCGCGCTGGAGGCGCTGAGCTGCGGCGTCCCCGTGGTGGCCAGCGACATCGGCGGCATCCCCGAGCTCGTCACCCACTGGGAGACGGGCTTCCTCGCGCCGGTGGGGGACCTCACGGCCATGGCCGGGCACGTGCTCACCCTGGTCCAGGACGCGGCCCGCTGGAGGACCTTCTCGCGCCGCGCGCGGGAGGTGGTGCTCGAGCGCTTCCAGCTCGGCCCCGCCATCGACCGCTACGAAGCGCTCTACCGCCGGCTCGCGAGGGGAGCCCCCCAGCGCTGA
- the bshB1 gene encoding bacillithiol biosynthesis deacetylase BshB1, whose amino-acid sequence MSESYGLDVLAFGPHPDDVELFCGGLLARMAGQGYRTGIIDLTRGEKSSRGTPETRAQETDAASRALGLSLRENLGLPDGWVNPWAGFESPEPERARTAAVARVVEVLRRLRPELVVVPWEEERHPDHEATSTLVTRALFFAGVRKFEAEPPGTPFTPRQVLYYPLRHLAEPSFVVDVSSVYEQKRAAVRCYASQVQPRPDAPPTLVGSPLSLSSLEARDAFYGAQVGVAYGEPYVVRETLGLADPVEHFRRNSFARPLFFPQRR is encoded by the coding sequence ATGAGCGAGTCCTACGGCCTCGACGTCCTCGCCTTCGGCCCGCACCCGGACGACGTGGAGTTGTTCTGCGGCGGCCTCCTCGCGCGCATGGCGGGCCAGGGCTACCGCACGGGCATCATCGACCTGACGCGCGGCGAGAAGAGCTCGCGCGGCACGCCCGAGACGCGCGCCCAGGAGACGGACGCGGCCTCCCGCGCGCTGGGCCTGTCCCTCCGGGAGAATCTCGGCCTGCCGGATGGCTGGGTGAATCCGTGGGCCGGTTTCGAATCGCCCGAGCCCGAGCGCGCACGCACCGCCGCCGTGGCCCGCGTGGTGGAAGTCCTACGACGCTTGCGCCCGGAGCTCGTCGTCGTCCCCTGGGAGGAGGAGCGCCACCCGGACCACGAGGCCACCAGCACGCTGGTGACGCGCGCACTGTTCTTCGCCGGAGTGCGGAAGTTCGAGGCGGAGCCCCCCGGCACGCCCTTCACGCCGAGGCAGGTGCTCTACTACCCGCTGCGCCACCTGGCCGAGCCGAGCTTCGTGGTGGACGTGTCCTCCGTGTACGAGCAGAAGCGGGCCGCGGTGCGCTGCTACGCGAGCCAGGTACAGCCCCGCCCGGACGCGCCGCCCACGCTGGTGGGCTCGCCGCTGTCCCTCTCCTCATTGGAAGCCCGGGACGCCTTCTACGGCGCGCAGGTGGGCGTGGCGTACGGCGAGCCGTATGTCGTCCGCGAGACGCTGGGACTGGCCGACCCGGTGGAGCACTTCCGCCGGAATAGCTTCGCGCGCCCCCTGTTCTTCCCCCAACGCCGATGA
- the bshC gene encoding bacillithiol biosynthesis cysteine-adding enzyme BshC has protein sequence MTSSFSAVWLRGDARALSFLPDRFRHPDARAEAVAAAASRTVSPVLLDVLVARNARLAPSPARERNLELLSRPGTVAVVTGQQMGLFLGPLFTLYKAAAAITAARALSKETGRPCVPVFWLQTEDHDLPEVDHCFIPRPTGGPLRVALDVPDAAASRVPIAHRHLGPGVTAALATLRAELGEEPHAHEHLALLERAYRPEATLAEAFTEVLSHVFAEEGLVFLDPRDARLAPLAAPVHRRAILEAEAISTALAARVRALTDAGFSEQVHIRPGSPLGFFSPDGVDGPRYRLDPAGPDTWSLVGHPEGHTVTTAELLGWLEREPLRFTTSALLRPLLQDTWLPTAAYVGGPGEVAYFAQLAPLYAHAGLPMPLIVPRARFRVLDDRTRRWLGKLGLQPDEVGTPREELLTRLAARDATQPLESPEALEARLFGAFAAELDRLNDSMLALDATLQDALQRTRGTVRVAVSRLTGRYARALARRDGVAAERVDRLRTYLTPNGEPQERVLAMPSFACRIGTRALTQQVLDACVPFSGDLRDLTP, from the coding sequence GTGACGTCCTCGTTCTCTGCCGTGTGGCTCCGTGGAGATGCGCGTGCGCTCTCCTTCCTCCCCGACCGCTTCCGCCACCCGGACGCGCGTGCCGAGGCCGTGGCCGCCGCCGCGTCGCGCACCGTGTCACCGGTGCTGCTCGACGTGCTCGTGGCCCGCAACGCGCGCCTCGCCCCCAGTCCCGCCCGCGAGCGCAACCTCGAGCTGCTGTCACGCCCCGGTACCGTGGCCGTCGTGACGGGACAGCAGATGGGCCTGTTCCTCGGCCCGCTCTTCACCCTCTACAAGGCCGCCGCCGCCATCACCGCGGCCCGCGCGCTCTCGAAGGAAACGGGCCGGCCCTGCGTCCCCGTCTTCTGGCTCCAGACGGAGGACCACGACCTGCCGGAGGTCGACCACTGCTTCATCCCCCGCCCCACCGGCGGCCCCCTGCGCGTGGCGTTGGATGTGCCCGACGCCGCCGCCTCGCGAGTCCCCATCGCCCACCGCCACCTGGGCCCGGGCGTCACCGCCGCCCTGGCCACGCTGCGCGCCGAGCTGGGTGAAGAGCCGCACGCGCACGAGCACCTCGCCTTGCTGGAGCGCGCCTACCGGCCCGAAGCGACGCTGGCGGAGGCCTTCACCGAGGTGCTCTCGCACGTGTTCGCCGAGGAAGGACTGGTGTTCCTCGACCCGAGGGACGCTCGCCTCGCGCCGCTCGCCGCGCCCGTGCACCGCCGCGCCATCCTGGAGGCGGAGGCCATCTCCACCGCGCTCGCCGCCCGGGTGCGGGCGCTCACCGACGCCGGATTCTCCGAGCAGGTCCACATCCGCCCCGGCTCACCGCTCGGCTTCTTCTCACCGGATGGTGTCGACGGCCCGCGCTACCGCCTGGACCCCGCGGGCCCCGACACCTGGAGCCTCGTCGGCCACCCGGAGGGCCACACCGTCACGACGGCCGAGCTGCTCGGCTGGCTGGAGCGGGAGCCCCTGCGCTTCACCACGTCCGCGCTGCTGCGGCCCCTCCTGCAGGACACGTGGCTCCCCACGGCGGCCTATGTCGGAGGCCCTGGAGAGGTGGCCTACTTCGCGCAGCTCGCTCCGCTCTACGCGCATGCGGGCCTGCCGATGCCGCTCATCGTGCCGCGTGCCCGCTTCCGCGTGCTCGATGACCGCACCCGGCGGTGGCTCGGAAAGCTGGGCCTCCAGCCCGACGAGGTGGGCACGCCGCGCGAGGAACTGCTGACGCGGCTGGCCGCACGCGATGCCACGCAGCCGCTCGAGTCCCCCGAGGCCCTGGAGGCCCGCCTCTTCGGCGCCTTCGCGGCGGAGCTGGACCGCTTGAACGACTCGATGCTCGCGCTGGACGCGACACTCCAGGACGCGCTCCAGCGCACCCGGGGCACCGTCCGCGTCGCGGTGTCCCGTCTCACGGGCCGGTACGCCCGCGCGCTCGCCCGGCGCGACGGCGTCGCCGCCGAGCGGGTGGACCGCCTGCGCACGTACCTCACCCCGAATGGCGAGCCACAGGAGCGCGTCCTCGCCATGCCCTCCTTCGCCTGTCGCATCGGCACGCGAGCCCTCACGCAGCAGGTGCTCGACGCCTGCGTGCCCTTCTCCGGCGACCTCCGGGATTTGACGCCATGA
- a CDS encoding PIG-L family deacetylase: MRNLLGLGMALVMSLGVGSTALAQAPRQPHAGEIAAGLRRLGTTGSVLYVAAHPDDENTRFLAWLVGERGLRAGYLSLTRGDGGQNLIGTEQDAMLGLVRTYELLAARRIDGAEQLFTRARDFGYTKSADEALKIWGHDEVLADVVLAIRRFRPDVIVTRFTTNPPNHGHHTASALLAAEAFTAAADPKRFPEQLSEVSPWKADRLLHNTSNWSLPANADMSGYLKVDVGGYDALLGRSWGEVSAESRSQHKSQGFGVPAERGPLLEYFSPLAGTRPKADVFEGLDFTWKRWSGAEAVARAVDEAHKGFDVRAPYRSVPALVRVHDALTSLPQDNPWRAIKLRETEALIAACAGLFLEARATEPSAVPGSQVELNLMALNRSPAALRLVSVTLPGGESVAAGTELAVNAPFKLTRKVPLSQYAAITTPYWMRKPVTGGLFTLDEADRALTGRPEGDPALTVTFVYEANGRRFDVTRPVVFVWTDPVRGELYRAFEIVPAVTATLEQDVLMFPNGAARSVPVVLAAGRADVSGKARLEVPEGWKVEPSEVPFQFAARGDERTVVFTVRPPGGATGKSRLRAVVETGGRFDSWRVRTVSHEHLPPLAVRQPSEATLVPFTLATKVKRIGYIPGPGDRVAESLAAVGYEVTVLPEERLAGEKLERYDAILVGVRAFNANPRLAVHRERLLKYVEGGGRLVVQYNTNSRVGPLTTFVGPYPLEIGRDRVTDETAAMAPVTPNEPLLRAPNTLSAADFEGWVQERGLYFASTWNEHYRPVFAMNDAGEAPLKGSLLVARHGKGVFVYTGLAFFRQLPAGVPGAYRLLANILAQ; the protein is encoded by the coding sequence ATGCGGAACCTGCTCGGTCTGGGAATGGCGCTGGTCATGAGTCTTGGAGTCGGGTCGACGGCCCTCGCACAGGCGCCGCGACAACCCCACGCGGGAGAAATCGCCGCGGGACTGCGGCGGCTGGGGACGACGGGCAGCGTGCTCTACGTGGCCGCCCACCCGGACGACGAGAACACGCGCTTCCTCGCGTGGCTCGTGGGAGAGCGCGGCCTGCGCGCGGGCTACCTCTCCCTTACGCGCGGCGACGGCGGGCAGAACCTCATCGGCACCGAGCAGGACGCGATGCTCGGGCTCGTCCGCACGTATGAGCTGCTCGCGGCGCGGCGCATTGACGGGGCCGAGCAGCTCTTCACCCGGGCGCGCGACTTCGGCTACACGAAGAGCGCGGACGAGGCGCTGAAAATCTGGGGCCACGACGAGGTGCTGGCGGACGTGGTGCTCGCCATCCGACGCTTCCGGCCGGACGTCATCGTCACGCGCTTCACCACGAATCCGCCGAACCACGGGCACCACACCGCGTCCGCGCTCCTCGCGGCGGAGGCCTTCACCGCGGCCGCCGACCCCAAGCGCTTCCCCGAGCAGCTCTCGGAGGTGAGTCCCTGGAAGGCGGACCGGCTGCTGCACAACACCTCCAACTGGAGCCTGCCCGCCAACGCGGACATGTCCGGCTACCTGAAGGTGGACGTGGGCGGGTACGACGCGCTGCTCGGGCGCTCGTGGGGTGAGGTTTCCGCGGAGAGCCGCAGCCAGCACAAGAGCCAGGGCTTCGGCGTGCCCGCCGAGCGCGGCCCGCTGCTGGAGTACTTCTCGCCGCTGGCCGGGACGCGCCCGAAGGCGGACGTGTTCGAGGGATTGGACTTCACGTGGAAGCGCTGGAGCGGCGCGGAGGCCGTGGCCCGCGCGGTGGACGAGGCGCATAAGGGCTTCGACGTGCGCGCGCCGTATCGCAGCGTGCCCGCGCTCGTTCGCGTCCACGATGCGCTGACGTCGCTGCCGCAAGACAACCCCTGGAGGGCCATCAAGCTGCGTGAGACGGAGGCGCTCATCGCCGCGTGCGCGGGGCTGTTCCTGGAGGCTCGCGCCACGGAGCCCTCGGCCGTGCCTGGCTCGCAGGTGGAGCTGAACCTGATGGCGCTGAACCGCTCGCCCGCCGCGCTCCGGCTGGTGAGCGTGACGCTCCCCGGAGGCGAGTCCGTGGCCGCCGGCACCGAGCTGGCCGTGAATGCACCGTTCAAGCTGACGCGGAAGGTGCCCCTCTCCCAGTACGCGGCCATCACCACGCCGTACTGGATGCGCAAGCCCGTCACGGGCGGCCTCTTCACGCTGGACGAAGCGGACCGCGCGCTCACCGGCAGGCCCGAGGGTGACCCCGCGCTGACGGTGACGTTCGTCTATGAGGCCAACGGCCGGCGCTTCGACGTGACGCGGCCGGTGGTCTTCGTGTGGACGGACCCCGTGCGCGGTGAGCTCTACCGCGCCTTCGAAATCGTCCCCGCCGTCACCGCGACGTTGGAGCAGGACGTGCTGATGTTCCCCAACGGCGCGGCCCGGTCCGTCCCCGTGGTGCTGGCCGCGGGCCGCGCGGACGTCAGCGGCAAGGCCCGGCTGGAGGTGCCCGAGGGCTGGAAGGTCGAGCCCTCGGAGGTGCCATTCCAGTTCGCCGCGCGGGGGGACGAGCGCACCGTGGTCTTCACGGTGCGCCCGCCAGGGGGCGCCACGGGGAAGAGCCGGCTGCGCGCCGTCGTGGAGACCGGAGGGCGCTTCGATTCGTGGCGCGTCCGCACGGTGTCGCACGAGCACCTCCCGCCGCTCGCGGTGCGCCAGCCCTCGGAGGCGACGCTGGTGCCCTTCACGCTGGCCACCAAGGTGAAGCGCATCGGCTACATCCCCGGGCCGGGCGACCGCGTGGCGGAGAGCCTGGCGGCGGTGGGCTACGAGGTGACGGTGCTTCCCGAGGAGCGCCTCGCCGGGGAGAAGCTGGAGCGCTACGACGCCATCCTCGTCGGCGTGCGTGCCTTCAACGCCAACCCGCGCCTCGCCGTGCACCGCGAGCGGCTGCTCAAGTACGTGGAGGGGGGAGGGCGGCTGGTGGTCCAGTACAACACCAACAGCCGCGTCGGCCCGCTCACCACCTTCGTCGGCCCATACCCGCTGGAGATTGGTCGCGACCGCGTGACGGACGAGACGGCGGCGATGGCGCCTGTCACGCCGAACGAGCCGCTGCTGCGTGCTCCCAACACACTTTCCGCCGCGGACTTCGAGGGCTGGGTGCAGGAGCGTGGCCTCTACTTCGCGTCCACGTGGAATGAACACTACCGGCCCGTGTTCGCCATGAACGACGCGGGTGAGGCGCCGCTCAAGGGCTCACTGCTCGTCGCCCGTCATGGCAAGGGCGTCTTCGTGTACACGGGGCTCGCCTTCTTCCGTCAACTCCCCGCCGGAGTTCCCGGCGCGTACCGCCTCCTGGCGAACATCCTCGCGCAATGA